The Marinilongibacter aquaticus genome has a window encoding:
- a CDS encoding RagB/SusD family nutrient uptake outer membrane protein: protein MKSIKNKFLKHAGKWLRYGLLPAVFMLSGQSCKDALDEVAISDLSNDYINSAKGFNDAVTSAYGLLRAYYAQEINMTLSQMGTDTFTQGADGSYKRYNLYTADLDGRDNWVRTLWREYYRGINTCNAIIGRAENVSGLSDSEKTLGVAEAKALRALYYFTLVQHYGGLDLRLVESEGPITDISRTNESAVYDSIIKDFNEAMADLPTMPSAPGRFSKMAIEGFLCKVHITRATRDFGSSDDYAKAEMYGKHVIENYDRELLSDYADIFDLDNNVNPEVVFAVQFSYDLLSAGGYGNRWHLYYLMEYDTQPGMSRVLQVGRPWKRLRPTDYTYNQVMVNRDVDSRYDKSFKKVFYATKTGTFPTFLDKSKAEITVAEGDTAIFMPGYEMSEAERAKRPYQVYTPSMYNEKQFGVLAKFLDPRRATINEERGGRDFNLIRLADVYLLVAEALIQQNKNQEAVDYINPVRRRAAYPGHEDEMEIDVSKATMDFLMDERARELLGEGHRWTDLKRWNKLVERVKMYNDYGSPNIDSHHMYRPIPQEQIDLVDDPSAFPQNDGY from the coding sequence ATGAAAAGCATAAAAAATAAATTTTTAAAGCACGCTGGAAAATGGCTCCGTTATGGCCTATTACCCGCAGTTTTTATGCTCTCCGGCCAAAGTTGTAAAGACGCACTTGATGAGGTGGCCATATCCGACTTATCAAACGACTACATCAACTCGGCCAAGGGCTTCAACGATGCCGTAACCTCGGCATATGGTCTTCTTCGTGCGTATTATGCACAAGAAATAAATATGACCTTGAGCCAAATGGGCACCGATACCTTTACCCAAGGAGCAGACGGTAGTTACAAAAGATACAATTTGTACACGGCCGATTTGGATGGCCGAGACAACTGGGTGCGAACCTTATGGCGAGAGTATTACCGCGGCATAAACACCTGTAATGCAATCATCGGCAGAGCCGAGAATGTAAGCGGCTTGTCTGACAGTGAAAAAACTTTGGGCGTGGCCGAAGCCAAAGCCTTGAGAGCTCTTTATTATTTCACTTTGGTACAACATTATGGCGGTTTGGATCTTCGCCTTGTAGAAAGCGAAGGCCCTATCACCGACATCAGCAGAACAAACGAAAGTGCGGTTTACGATTCCATCATCAAGGACTTCAACGAAGCTATGGCAGACCTGCCTACAATGCCTTCGGCCCCAGGTCGTTTCAGTAAAATGGCTATCGAAGGCTTTTTGTGCAAAGTACACATTACCCGTGCTACAAGAGATTTTGGATCTTCTGATGATTACGCCAAAGCCGAAATGTATGGCAAACACGTGATCGAAAATTATGATCGCGAATTGTTGAGCGATTATGCAGACATCTTCGATCTTGACAATAATGTAAACCCCGAAGTTGTTTTCGCCGTGCAATTCAGCTACGATTTGCTTTCTGCTGGGGGCTACGGAAACCGTTGGCACCTGTATTACCTCATGGAGTACGATACACAACCGGGCATGAGTCGTGTACTTCAAGTCGGAAGACCTTGGAAACGTTTGAGACCAACAGACTACACGTATAATCAGGTGATGGTGAACCGTGATGTGGATTCACGCTATGATAAAAGCTTCAAGAAAGTGTTCTATGCCACCAAAACGGGCACTTTCCCTACATTCTTGGATAAGTCTAAGGCGGAAATCACAGTAGCCGAAGGCGATACGGCCATCTTTATGCCGGGTTATGAAATGTCTGAAGCGGAAAGAGCAAAAAGACCTTACCAAGTGTACACACCAAGCATGTACAACGAAAAACAGTTTGGCGTACTTGCTAAATTCTTGGATCCTAGACGTGCCACAATCAACGAAGAAAGAGGTGGACGCGATTTCAACTTGATTCGCTTGGCCGATGTATACTTGCTTGTTGCAGAAGCTCTTATTCAGCAAAACAAAAACCAAGAAGCCGTAGATTATATCAACCCCGTGCGTAGAAGAGCGGCCTATCCCGGGCATGAAGATGAAATGGAAATTGATGTAAGCAAAGCCACCATGGATTTCCTCATGGACGAAAGAGCACGTGAGCTTTTGGGTGAAGGCCACCGTTGGACCGACCTAAAACGTTGGAACAAATTGGTAGAGCGTGTAAAAATGTACAATGACTACGGATCGCCAAACATCGATTCACATCATATGTACAGACCGATTCCACAGGAGCAAATCGACTTGGTGGATGATCCTTCAGCATTCCCGCAAAATGATGGTTATTAA
- a CDS encoding SusC/RagA family TonB-linked outer membrane protein produces MKVSLHCGLSGKKLLPTRKARYLIFLLISSFIFCSLQSVAQISGTVTSDEGEALPGVSVAVKASTKGTITDVDGKYTIDAKSGEALVFSFVGYVSQEIVVNNESQIDVILKTDAASLEEVVVVGYGTVKKSQLTGAISSVKAQDIKDLPIENTQQALQGRVAGVDVMQAGSKPGTQPRVVIRGRRSPNASSDPLYVLDGIPLSGGTGDINPNDIQSMEVLKDASATAIYGARGANGVVLITSKRGDNTGKPSIFYDAYYGVSQALPTLKFMNGQQFADAKREAYRIINSDGTMGDLRPDSEIFTDVELDGIAKGRSTDYVNGLLRSGTRTNHSLGIAGGSEKTKYYMSLNYYKDKGIVYNQDYNRNVLRINLDHQLTKHISMGVSTFVNYTIRNGENFNPLGGAMRENPLGQPYNEDGSLNFLPTEDGLRSNPFSEIVPGANIDKRRTNRMFSGMYVQADLLPGLSYRLNFGPDFQLNKYDVFQGKYTNARRLAPPRATTVNGWQFNYTLENILNYTKDFGIHNLNLTAVQSIQKDKFELNSIAVQDIPSETQENFAYNNAAIIEGVASSISEWTILSYMGRVNYALADKYLLTATLRADGSSRFGKNTKWGYFPGVALAWNMSNENFIREVPSIDLLKARVSYGSIGNQAILPYQTQGFLSKVPYNFGDDAYFGYAPSTIGNPDLKWETSTTFNVGLDFSLFRGRISGSIEYYDVKTSDLLLNKNLPPSIGFTNVRTNIGATRNHGIEGTLSTVNVTTPSGFKWSTDFSFFKNKEEFVELPSGDDIGNGWFLGQPLSVIFDYKKAGIWQANELDEAKSYGGAIGEIKIQDTNGDGKISAEDRVIQGSGVPKFSGGITNRFHYKNFDLSFFVYARLGQKIRSDFHIANNTLFGRYNNIVVDYWTPTNPTNNVPRPNQNQEFPRWNSSLNIFDGSFVKVRNINLGYKFSENIAKKLGMQSLRVYTSIQQPFIFSKFISKYNGVDPETDIDAGLNGNVSPATWIATFGLNIKF; encoded by the coding sequence ATGAAAGTAAGTCTACATTGTGGGCTTTCGGGTAAAAAGCTATTGCCCACCCGAAAGGCTCGCTATCTTATCTTTTTGCTTATTTCCAGTTTTATTTTTTGCAGCCTGCAATCGGTTGCTCAAATTTCGGGAACTGTCACTTCCGATGAGGGAGAAGCCCTTCCGGGCGTAAGTGTGGCCGTGAAAGCTTCCACAAAAGGAACGATCACGGATGTGGATGGAAAGTACACCATCGATGCAAAATCTGGCGAAGCTCTTGTTTTTTCGTTTGTGGGCTATGTGAGTCAAGAAATCGTTGTAAACAACGAGAGCCAAATTGATGTAATCCTTAAAACAGACGCCGCTTCTTTGGAAGAGGTTGTTGTCGTTGGATACGGTACAGTAAAGAAATCCCAATTGACTGGAGCCATTTCTTCGGTAAAGGCCCAAGACATTAAAGATCTGCCCATTGAAAACACCCAGCAAGCCTTACAAGGTCGTGTGGCCGGTGTTGACGTAATGCAGGCGGGAAGTAAGCCCGGTACGCAACCCCGCGTGGTTATCCGTGGACGCCGCTCGCCAAATGCCAGCAGTGATCCTCTATACGTTTTGGATGGCATTCCGCTTTCTGGCGGAACCGGTGATATCAACCCCAATGATATCCAATCTATGGAAGTATTGAAAGACGCCTCTGCCACAGCCATATACGGAGCTCGTGGTGCAAACGGGGTGGTGCTTATTACCTCGAAAAGAGGGGATAACACCGGCAAGCCCAGCATCTTCTACGATGCCTACTATGGCGTTTCTCAGGCCTTGCCTACGCTCAAGTTCATGAACGGGCAACAATTTGCCGATGCCAAAAGGGAAGCCTACCGAATCATCAATTCGGATGGCACAATGGGCGACTTGAGACCCGACAGTGAAATCTTCACCGATGTTGAATTGGATGGAATCGCGAAAGGCCGCTCGACAGACTATGTGAACGGATTGCTTAGAAGCGGAACCAGAACCAACCACTCATTGGGTATCGCCGGTGGTAGTGAAAAAACGAAATACTACATGTCTTTGAACTATTATAAAGACAAGGGCATAGTTTACAATCAAGATTATAACCGTAATGTATTGCGTATAAACTTGGACCACCAATTGACTAAGCACATATCTATGGGTGTTTCTACTTTCGTCAATTACACAATCCGTAATGGTGAAAACTTCAACCCACTTGGAGGTGCAATGCGTGAAAACCCATTGGGACAGCCTTACAATGAAGACGGTTCTTTGAATTTCTTGCCTACTGAAGATGGCTTGCGTTCAAACCCATTCTCTGAAATTGTACCGGGAGCCAACATCGATAAACGCAGAACAAACCGTATGTTCTCGGGTATGTATGTTCAAGCCGACCTTTTGCCGGGCCTGAGCTACAGATTGAATTTCGGCCCAGATTTCCAATTGAACAAATACGACGTCTTCCAGGGCAAATACACCAACGCCCGTCGTTTGGCTCCACCGCGTGCCACAACCGTCAATGGATGGCAGTTCAACTATACTTTGGAAAACATTCTGAATTACACCAAAGATTTTGGTATTCATAATCTGAATCTGACCGCGGTACAATCAATCCAGAAAGACAAATTCGAACTCAATTCGATTGCCGTACAAGATATTCCTTCTGAAACTCAGGAAAACTTTGCCTACAACAATGCGGCCATTATCGAAGGTGTGGCCTCTTCCATTTCCGAATGGACTATTCTTTCGTACATGGGTCGTGTAAACTATGCTTTGGCTGACAAATATTTGTTAACCGCCACATTGAGAGCAGATGGGTCTTCTCGATTCGGTAAAAATACAAAATGGGGTTACTTTCCCGGTGTAGCTTTGGCCTGGAACATGTCGAACGAGAATTTCATCCGTGAAGTGCCATCGATTGATCTCTTGAAAGCCAGAGTATCGTACGGTTCTATTGGTAACCAAGCTATTTTGCCTTACCAAACACAAGGTTTCTTGAGCAAAGTACCGTATAATTTCGGCGACGATGCTTATTTCGGCTATGCTCCATCGACTATCGGAAACCCAGATTTGAAATGGGAAACTTCAACTACTTTCAACGTAGGTTTGGATTTCAGCTTGTTTAGAGGACGTATCTCAGGTTCAATCGAATATTACGATGTGAAGACAAGCGACCTTTTGTTGAACAAAAACTTGCCACCGTCTATCGGTTTTACAAATGTGAGAACAAACATTGGAGCTACACGCAACCACGGTATCGAAGGTACGTTGAGTACAGTGAACGTAACCACGCCAAGCGGTTTCAAATGGTCGACAGATTTCTCTTTCTTCAAAAACAAAGAAGAGTTTGTTGAGCTTCCAAGTGGCGACGATATCGGAAACGGCTGGTTCCTTGGCCAACCGCTCTCGGTAATATTCGACTACAAAAAAGCGGGCATTTGGCAAGCCAACGAATTGGATGAAGCCAAAAGCTATGGCGGTGCAATCGGAGAAATCAAGATTCAGGACACAAACGGTGACGGCAAAATCTCTGCCGAAGACCGCGTTATCCAGGGTTCTGGTGTACCTAAATTCTCTGGCGGTATCACCAACAGATTCCATTACAAGAATTTCGACCTATCCTTCTTTGTGTATGCTCGTTTAGGCCAGAAAATTCGCAGTGATTTCCATATTGCGAACAACACATTGTTTGGTCGATACAACAACATCGTAGTGGACTATTGGACACCAACCAACCCCACCAACAATGTGCCAAGACCTAACCAAAATCAAGAGTTCCCGAGATGGAACAGTTCTTTGAACATCTTCGACGGTTCGTTCGTGAAAGTGAGAAACATCAACTTGGGCTATAAATTTTCGGAAAACATTGCCAAGAAACTGGGCATGCAATCACTACGCGTGTATACCTCGATTCAACAGCCCTTCATCTTTTCGAAATTCATCTCGAAGTACAACGGGGTAGATCCCGAAACCGATATCGATGCTGGCCTCAACGGCAACGTGAGTCCAGCGACATGGATCGCCACATTCGGTTTAAACATTAAATTTTAA
- a CDS encoding redoxin domain-containing protein gives MKKILYFLAFAILQTACNQSTEKEQSTAVEEAETDTPVYHAKEIKTLEIGSKAPDFKLMGVDDKEYTLSSFDGADVLAILFTCNHCPTAQAYEDRVKAYVNDYKDKGVQLVAISPNADKAIRLDELGYTDLSDSFDEMKIRAKDKNINYPYLYDGATQAIAAKYGPVATPHIFLFDSDRKLQYAGRIDDDEHIGKAKIHDLRRATDQMLAGEAVEPATTKTFGCSVKWLEKEAGAEKERESWAEEDVQLEKANLAKLKEIMANKEAENYRLVNVWATWCGPCVAEFQSLVDSDKMYRNRDFEFVTISADEEKNFDKTLKFLEKKYASNTNYILAGGINKYDMIEAVDPNWQGALPYTVLIAPDGEKVFTQMGEINILELRKAIADHIGRYYD, from the coding sequence ATGAAAAAAATACTGTATTTCCTTGCTTTCGCCATACTTCAGACCGCCTGCAATCAGAGCACAGAAAAGGAACAAAGCACCGCTGTAGAAGAGGCCGAAACCGACACACCCGTTTATCATGCCAAAGAAATCAAAACGCTGGAAATCGGCTCAAAGGCTCCCGATTTCAAATTGATGGGCGTCGATGATAAAGAATATACGCTTTCCAGTTTCGACGGAGCCGATGTGCTGGCCATACTCTTCACCTGCAACCATTGCCCTACCGCCCAAGCCTACGAAGACCGTGTCAAAGCCTACGTGAACGACTACAAAGATAAAGGCGTGCAGTTGGTGGCGATCAGCCCGAATGCCGACAAGGCCATCCGTTTGGATGAGTTGGGCTATACCGATCTCAGCGACAGTTTCGACGAGATGAAAATCCGAGCCAAAGACAAAAACATCAATTATCCTTATTTATACGATGGAGCCACACAGGCCATAGCCGCCAAATACGGGCCTGTTGCTACGCCCCACATTTTTCTTTTCGACAGTGATCGGAAATTACAGTATGCGGGGCGAATCGATGACGACGAGCATATCGGCAAAGCCAAAATTCATGATTTAAGAAGGGCTACGGACCAGATGCTGGCCGGGGAAGCTGTCGAACCGGCTACAACCAAAACCTTTGGCTGCTCGGTGAAATGGTTGGAAAAAGAAGCGGGAGCAGAAAAAGAAAGGGAAAGCTGGGCAGAAGAGGATGTGCAGCTGGAGAAGGCGAATCTGGCAAAACTCAAAGAGATCATGGCCAACAAAGAGGCCGAAAACTACAGACTTGTGAATGTATGGGCCACGTGGTGCGGCCCTTGCGTAGCCGAATTTCAAAGTCTGGTCGATTCGGATAAAATGTACCGAAACCGTGATTTTGAATTTGTCACCATCTCGGCCGATGAAGAAAAGAATTTCGACAAAACCCTGAAATTTCTAGAAAAGAAATACGCCAGCAACACCAATTATATCTTGGCGGGCGGTATCAACAAATACGACATGATCGAAGCCGTGGACCCCAACTGGCAAGGGGCTCTCCCCTACACGGTGCTGATTGCTCCCGATGGGGAAAAAGTATTTACACAAATGGGAGAAATCAATATCCTCGAATTGCGAAAAGCCATCGCCGACCACATTGGTCGATATTATGATTGA
- a CDS encoding DMT family transporter gives MIAISKKSSLLAHPFLPWGILLFLSLIWGLSFLFIKKIVIVLNPLELGAARVFVAGLFLLPWAVKSFRNMPKEKLKYVAMSGFLGNMAPAFIYAWVGSKLNSGLAGTLNATTPIFVMLIGLAFFATKITSKQILGILFGFLGSLLLVVSGNDGEINYANPFALLAMVATFMYGINVNIINHFLKDVNPLALTSVAFLIVGFLSFWVLPFTDFFQTILDPTHRDTLVYLLILTGVNTAMALVVFNYLIQMTSAVFASSVTYMMPVVAMFAGFMDGEVVSFNHLLGIAIILLGVYLINRKQKVSR, from the coding sequence GTGATAGCCATTTCGAAAAAATCGAGCCTGCTGGCCCATCCTTTTTTACCTTGGGGAATTTTGTTGTTTTTAAGTCTGATTTGGGGCTTGTCTTTTCTGTTTATCAAGAAGATTGTAATCGTTTTGAATCCGTTGGAATTGGGTGCGGCACGCGTATTTGTGGCCGGTCTTTTTCTTTTGCCTTGGGCGGTGAAATCGTTCCGAAATATGCCAAAGGAGAAATTGAAATATGTGGCAATGTCTGGCTTTTTGGGCAACATGGCCCCTGCCTTTATTTATGCTTGGGTAGGCAGTAAACTGAACAGCGGTTTAGCCGGTACCTTGAATGCGACCACACCGATTTTTGTGATGCTGATTGGCTTGGCCTTTTTTGCGACCAAAATTACTTCGAAGCAGATTCTGGGCATTCTGTTCGGTTTCTTGGGTAGCCTGCTTCTTGTGGTGTCGGGAAACGACGGCGAAATAAACTATGCCAATCCATTTGCTCTTTTGGCTATGGTGGCCACTTTTATGTACGGGATCAACGTCAACATCATCAATCATTTTTTGAAGGATGTAAATCCCCTTGCCCTCACCTCAGTGGCTTTTCTTATTGTCGGGTTTTTAAGTTTTTGGGTTTTGCCCTTTACAGACTTTTTCCAGACAATTTTGGATCCGACTCACCGCGACACGCTGGTGTACCTTCTGATTCTTACGGGAGTCAATACTGCCATGGCCCTTGTGGTCTTCAATTATTTGATTCAAATGACTTCGGCCGTGTTTGCCTCATCGGTGACATACATGATGCCGGTCGTCGCTATGTTCGCAGGTTTTATGGATGGCGAAGTGGTTTCCTTCAATCATCTGCTGGGCATAGCCATAATTTTATTGGGTGTTTATTTGATTAATCGAAAGCAAAAGGTTTCTCGGTAA
- the pyrH gene encoding UMP kinase: MSIKYKRILLKLSGEALNGGDKSQIINSDILVQFANEIKKVVDLGCQVAIVIGGGNIFRGASANSGIDRTQGDYMGMLATVINGMAIQSVLENHGMQTRLLSAIKMEQIAEPFIRRRAIRHLEKNRVVIFGAGTGNPFFSTDSGGALRANEIEADVLLKGTNVDGVYSADPRKDPNAVKYDEITFTEAILKGLKVMDRTAFTLCQENDLPIIVFDMKGEGNLLKVVEGEKVGTLVKE, translated from the coding sequence ATGTCTATCAAATACAAGCGTATTCTGCTAAAACTGAGTGGCGAGGCCCTCAACGGTGGCGATAAAAGCCAAATCATCAATTCCGACATTCTTGTTCAATTTGCCAATGAGATCAAAAAAGTAGTAGACTTGGGTTGCCAAGTGGCTATTGTGATTGGCGGTGGAAATATTTTCCGGGGAGCGTCGGCAAACAGCGGTATCGACCGTACTCAAGGAGACTATATGGGCATGCTGGCCACCGTGATCAACGGAATGGCCATCCAGTCTGTACTCGAAAACCACGGCATGCAAACGCGTTTGCTTTCGGCCATTAAAATGGAACAAATCGCGGAGCCTTTCATTCGAAGAAGAGCGATTCGCCATTTGGAAAAAAACAGAGTGGTGATTTTTGGGGCTGGTACAGGCAATCCTTTCTTCTCTACCGATTCTGGTGGAGCATTGCGTGCCAATGAAATAGAAGCGGATGTGTTGTTGAAAGGTACAAACGTAGACGGGGTATATTCTGCCGACCCGAGAAAGGATCCGAATGCGGTGAAATACGATGAAATCACATTTACCGAAGCTATTCTCAAAGGCCTGAAGGTAATGGACCGCACGGCGTTCACACTTTGTCAAGAAAATGATCTTCCTATTATTGTATTCGACATGAAAGGCGAAGGCAATTTGCTGAAAGTGGTGGAAGGCGAAAAAGTGGGTACATTGGTGAAAGAATAA
- the frr gene encoding ribosome recycling factor encodes MEEINMILEMAEESMEKALRYTASELKKIRAGKANPNMLDGIMVDYYGVMTPLNQASSVSTPDARTISIRPFEKKMLGDLERAIINANIGLTPANDGEVIRLNIPPMTEERRLNLVKQVKSEIETAKINIRKVRQETNDEVKKLKNDGVSEDAIKIGEENVQQLTDKFIAKTDTMFEVKEKDIMSV; translated from the coding sequence ATGGAAGAAATAAACATGATATTGGAAATGGCCGAAGAGAGCATGGAAAAGGCTCTTCGGTACACAGCTTCAGAATTGAAAAAAATCAGGGCCGGAAAAGCCAATCCGAATATGCTCGACGGCATTATGGTGGATTATTACGGAGTGATGACTCCGCTAAATCAGGCCTCTTCGGTATCTACTCCCGATGCCCGCACGATCAGTATCCGCCCTTTCGAAAAGAAAATGTTGGGCGATCTGGAAAGAGCGATAATCAACGCAAATATCGGATTGACTCCCGCTAACGACGGCGAAGTGATTCGTTTGAATATTCCACCGATGACGGAAGAACGTCGTTTGAATTTGGTTAAACAGGTAAAATCGGAAATCGAGACCGCAAAAATCAATATCCGCAAAGTGCGTCAGGAGACGAACGACGAGGTGAAAAAATTGAAGAACGACGGGGTATCTGAAGATGCGATCAAGATTGGCGAAGAAAATGTGCAGCAGCTTACAGATAAGTTCATTGCCAAAACCGATACGATGTTTGAAGTGAAGGAAAAAGATATTATGAGTGTGTAA
- a CDS encoding M1 family aminopeptidase produces MNKYILTGFFCVLITALSAQMDERTGLACALGKMQLPDRVLAAKSLRYPGDSEIDVRYYFLNLDIDPNEKSVKGEVRIDFEVLSTNKNSFDLDLIDAYTVDSVLVDGLKMDFEHSGDQIHVEVPAVFTPGNRVETRVFYRGNPPQESDSFSIVFDENQYGDSVIWTLSEPFDAPSWWPCVDNQADKADSCDVWITLPEEYTAVSQGLLEELIVHENGTRTAKWKHRYPIAHYLISLAASNYTQLTQYYVDEKKDSMRIDDFLYPETAKLANVNDVLALTPEFIALFSSVYGEYPFIKEKYGHAMFGYGGGMEHQTVSSMGGFGFGIVAHELAHQWFGDKVTCKTWRDIWVNEGFAEFSALYANEKHYGRQTYDALVNAYMQSSKAVTGSIAIEDPTSVNAIFDYTKTYLKGSVVLHMLRGVLGDETFFATLKEYQNTEFAYGAASIEDFQAVAERVYGQSLQWFFDEWLFGKGYPKYITSWNQTGNKLFFDVNQAGSHAETPLFTMPIEIQLNYEDGTQSIEKVWLSEAEEQFEFDISQAVNAVLFDPNNLIMKDWIDRNETDVLGTFEEATHIEIYPNPSEDKIRIENKTNRKFDNFRIYDSSGRVYRKSAFTSEIDIRSLSAGKYFLQLQSEDKAFVKSFIKR; encoded by the coding sequence ATGAATAAATACATTCTTACGGGTTTCTTTTGCGTGCTGATAACCGCTCTTTCGGCTCAAATGGACGAGCGTACAGGTTTGGCCTGTGCTTTGGGCAAAATGCAATTGCCCGATCGTGTTTTGGCGGCGAAATCATTGCGTTATCCGGGCGACTCGGAAATTGACGTGCGGTATTACTTTTTGAATTTGGATATTGATCCAAACGAAAAAAGTGTAAAAGGGGAAGTACGGATCGATTTCGAAGTCTTGTCGACAAACAAAAACAGCTTTGATCTCGATTTGATCGATGCGTATACCGTAGATTCTGTTTTGGTCGATGGCCTGAAAATGGATTTTGAACACTCAGGCGATCAAATTCATGTGGAGGTTCCCGCGGTCTTTACTCCAGGTAATCGCGTGGAAACGCGTGTGTTTTACAGGGGCAATCCACCGCAAGAATCGGACTCATTTTCGATAGTTTTTGATGAAAATCAATACGGTGATTCGGTGATTTGGACACTCAGCGAACCTTTTGATGCTCCTTCTTGGTGGCCCTGCGTAGATAACCAGGCCGATAAAGCGGACTCTTGTGATGTGTGGATTACCCTTCCCGAAGAATATACAGCGGTTTCTCAGGGGCTTTTGGAAGAGCTGATTGTGCACGAAAACGGTACGCGTACAGCCAAATGGAAACACCGTTACCCCATAGCTCATTATTTGATTTCTCTGGCCGCATCCAATTATACACAGCTTACGCAGTATTATGTCGACGAGAAAAAGGATTCGATGCGAATCGATGATTTCTTGTATCCAGAAACGGCCAAGCTGGCCAATGTAAATGACGTACTCGCCCTTACGCCCGAGTTTATCGCATTGTTTTCTTCTGTTTATGGCGAGTATCCTTTCATCAAAGAAAAATACGGCCATGCCATGTTTGGATACGGTGGCGGAATGGAGCATCAGACGGTAAGTTCAATGGGTGGTTTCGGTTTTGGCATTGTAGCCCATGAATTGGCCCATCAATGGTTCGGCGACAAAGTGACTTGTAAAACTTGGCGAGACATTTGGGTAAACGAGGGCTTTGCCGAGTTTTCTGCCCTTTATGCCAACGAAAAACACTATGGCAGACAGACTTACGATGCCTTGGTGAATGCCTATATGCAATCGTCTAAAGCGGTAACGGGAAGTATCGCTATTGAAGATCCGACCAGTGTAAATGCTATTTTCGATTACACCAAAACTTATCTCAAAGGTTCTGTGGTGTTGCACATGCTTCGGGGTGTTTTGGGCGATGAGACCTTTTTTGCGACTTTGAAGGAATACCAAAACACTGAATTTGCTTATGGTGCCGCAAGTATCGAAGACTTTCAAGCGGTTGCGGAGCGAGTGTATGGGCAATCGCTCCAATGGTTTTTCGACGAATGGCTTTTTGGAAAAGGATACCCCAAATACATTACTTCTTGGAATCAGACAGGGAATAAGCTGTTTTTTGATGTGAATCAAGCCGGTAGCCATGCGGAAACGCCGCTGTTCACCATGCCAATTGAAATTCAGCTGAATTATGAAGACGGTACGCAAAGCATCGAAAAAGTGTGGTTAAGTGAAGCTGAAGAGCAATTTGAATTCGACATTTCGCAGGCTGTAAATGCCGTGTTGTTTGACCCGAACAATTTAATCATGAAAGATTGGATCGACCGAAACGAAACCGATGTGTTGGGTACTTTTGAAGAAGCCACGCACATTGAAATCTATCCAAATCCGAGTGAGGATAAAATTAGAATTGAGAATAAAACAAATCGGAAATTCGACAATTTCAGGATATACGACAGCAGCGGCAGGGTTTACCGAAAATCAGCTTTTACGTCTGAAATTGATATCCGCTCTCTTTCCGCCGGGAAATATTTTCTTCAATTGCAAAGTGAGGATAAAGCGTTTGTGAAAAGCTTTATAAAGCGTTAA